The Methanocella arvoryzae MRE50 genome includes a region encoding these proteins:
- a CDS encoding presenilin family intramembrane aspartyl protease PSH — protein sequence MKLRLTDLAGPVGMGIFMLVVQILSLLLVAPLTDYYDLKAFENPQSVWNPVFYIVLIILFSAVLLLIIKFNMKWIIQLFMIFAVFSTLIYVLFGMGTMLLPPPQYGWEIILAASIIISILLTALMVVYPEWYIVDAVGIMVAAGASALFGISLSVIPTIILLVLLAVYDFIAVYKTKHMIKLAEGVMDLKLPILFVLPRKLSYSYVRSRTQKLEPGKEREAYFMGLGDAVMPTVLAVSASAFLEAPKVLGFANVPAIGVILGTLVSYAVLMYFVMKGKPQAGLPFLCTGAIAGFLLGCLAAGINPFF from the coding sequence TTGAAGCTGCGACTCACTGATCTTGCCGGGCCTGTCGGCATGGGAATCTTCATGCTGGTAGTGCAAATCCTCTCGCTGCTGCTTGTAGCTCCGCTGACCGACTATTATGACCTGAAGGCCTTCGAGAACCCGCAGAGCGTCTGGAACCCGGTCTTCTACATCGTCCTCATCATCCTCTTCAGCGCAGTCCTGCTCCTCATCATCAAGTTCAACATGAAGTGGATTATCCAGCTCTTCATGATCTTCGCCGTCTTCTCCACCCTCATATACGTGCTCTTCGGCATGGGCACGATGCTGCTGCCGCCACCACAGTACGGCTGGGAGATCATCCTCGCGGCTTCCATCATCATCTCCATCCTGCTCACGGCCCTCATGGTCGTCTACCCTGAGTGGTACATCGTCGACGCGGTGGGAATCATGGTCGCGGCCGGGGCCAGCGCCCTGTTCGGCATATCCCTCTCGGTCATCCCCACCATCATCCTGCTCGTCCTGCTCGCGGTGTACGACTTCATCGCGGTGTACAAGACCAAGCACATGATCAAGCTCGCCGAAGGCGTCATGGACCTGAAGCTGCCCATCCTGTTCGTGCTGCCCCGCAAGCTCAGCTACTCGTACGTCCGGAGCAGAACGCAGAAGCTGGAGCCTGGCAAGGAACGGGAAGCCTACTTCATGGGGCTGGGCGACGCGGTCATGCCCACCGTGCTCGCGGTATCGGCCAGCGCCTTCCTTGAAGCGCCGAAGGTCCTGGGGTTCGCCAACGTGCCCGCCATCGGCGTAATCTTAGGCACCCTGGTCAGCTACGCGGTCCTCATGTACTTCGTGATGAAGGGCAAGCCTCAGGCCGGCCTGCCTTTCCTGTGCACTGGCGCCATAGCCGGGTTCCTGCTGGGCTGCCTCGCTGCGGGGATCAACCCCTTCTTTTAA
- a CDS encoding transposase translates to MEDLSEKLFFSSDQLFVFLGRMSIEEITCGVNLLLYHSFKLLWKRAVQYCPDIVDSPVLLAIDTTDKRYYGVDNEYVHRTLKMEGRKKKRVSVLRYASISIVTKNFKFTLGVTPKKRDEPLDRVVERLLKLVPEELSVFAVLMDKGFYLSSVMKTVDKQGYKYIIPVKQYGSMSLLYRLLELTGVSHWKYTMRGGESLEYTYDVYLEDLGIEAYCGFATNLPVTRMSFTILAEAYANRWNIENGYKETKEYTIKTNSRNHGYRTLVFGLSHLILNLHGIMKKTHQKAKITVNQMKNMLKQFLERILQLPKRPDNMISKHLKVAW, encoded by the coding sequence ATGGAGGATTTGTCTGAAAAATTGTTTTTCAGCAGCGATCAACTCTTTGTATTCTTGGGGCGGATGAGTATTGAAGAGATCACTTGCGGGGTGAACCTGCTTCTGTATCATTCTTTCAAGTTGTTATGGAAAAGAGCGGTTCAGTATTGTCCGGATATCGTGGATTCACCGGTCCTCTTGGCTATTGATACTACGGATAAACGGTATTATGGAGTCGATAATGAATATGTGCATCGTACTTTGAAGATGGAGGGGCGGAAGAAGAAACGGGTTAGTGTTCTCCGGTATGCCTCGATCAGTATCGTGACGAAGAACTTTAAATTCACTTTGGGGGTTACGCCTAAAAAGAGGGATGAACCCCTGGACCGGGTGGTGGAACGACTTTTAAAGTTGGTCCCGGAGGAACTCAGTGTTTTCGCAGTGCTCATGGATAAAGGATTCTACCTGAGCAGTGTTATGAAAACAGTGGACAAGCAGGGTTACAAGTACATTATACCGGTGAAACAGTATGGTAGCATGTCCCTCCTGTACCGGTTGTTAGAGCTTACCGGAGTGTCTCATTGGAAGTACACGATGCGTGGTGGGGAGTCTTTGGAGTACACGTATGACGTGTACCTCGAGGATCTTGGAATTGAAGCGTACTGTGGCTTCGCTACCAACCTCCCGGTAACCAGGATGAGTTTCACAATTCTTGCTGAAGCGTACGCTAACCGTTGGAATATTGAGAACGGGTATAAAGAGACTAAGGAGTACACGATAAAAACAAACAGTCGGAATCACGGTTACCGCACCTTAGTATTCGGTTTAAGCCACCTAATCCTGAACCTGCACGGCATCATGAAAAAGACACATCAAAAAGCAAAGATCACTGTTAACCAGATGAAAAACATGCTGAAACAATTTTTGGAAAGAATTTTACAACTACCTAAGAGACCAGACAACATGATCTCAAAACACCTAAAAGTTGCCTGGTAA
- a CDS encoding DUF2102 domain-containing protein: protein MIVMDPEAGVRPATVICAGWLSHLPLRFKETCFGLLAEGDREIIRGFLSALRLAYPSGLIFRRRWYSIGDTAICRKTFAETRPLRRAADQIRHHCQS, encoded by the coding sequence ATGATCGTCATGGACCCCGAGGCCGGGGTGAGGCCTGCCACCGTGATCTGTGCGGGCTGGCTCTCTCATCTGCCTCTCAGGTTCAAGGAGACGTGCTTCGGGCTGCTCGCCGAGGGCGACCGGGAGATCATCAGGGGCTTCCTTAGCGCGCTCAGGCTGGCTTACCCTTCCGGGCTGATCTTCAGGCGCCGGTGGTATTCCATCGGGGATACTGCTATCTGCAGGAAGACTTTTGCTGAGACCCGCCCCCTTCGCCGGGCCGCCGATCAAATCAGGCACCACTGCCAGTCATAG
- a CDS encoding methyltransferase domain-containing protein: protein MIENGEQILLRAEGREYFAVAGDEKPMHTDLGIVDLKAVPGREWGDTIASHKGVGFTVVRPRAPDLFRHMKRTGAPVMPKDIGAIIAYTGLCPTDVVLDAGTGSGVLAAYMGIIARKVITCEASEQFAANARKNMQKAGLHNVEVRHADILQEMEKLQGEGLVFDVITLDLQDAALAVPGARKLLRTGGFLATYSPFFEQASAVRAAVETEGFQDIFTITVSEHEMEYSKRGTRPSTRVGHTGFITIARKF from the coding sequence ATGATCGAAAATGGCGAGCAAATCCTCTTAAGGGCCGAAGGCAGGGAATATTTCGCGGTGGCGGGCGACGAGAAGCCCATGCATACCGACCTGGGCATCGTAGACCTGAAAGCCGTCCCGGGGAGGGAGTGGGGCGACACAATAGCATCTCACAAGGGCGTCGGGTTCACGGTCGTCAGGCCGAGGGCGCCGGACCTGTTCAGGCACATGAAACGGACGGGCGCCCCCGTCATGCCCAAGGACATAGGGGCTATCATCGCCTATACAGGGCTATGCCCCACGGACGTGGTGCTGGACGCGGGCACCGGCTCGGGCGTGCTTGCCGCCTACATGGGGATCATCGCCAGAAAGGTCATCACCTGCGAGGCCAGCGAGCAGTTCGCCGCCAACGCCCGCAAGAACATGCAGAAGGCGGGCCTGCACAACGTGGAAGTCAGGCACGCCGACATCCTCCAGGAGATGGAGAAGCTCCAGGGCGAAGGCCTCGTGTTCGACGTGATCACGCTGGACCTGCAGGACGCAGCCCTGGCAGTCCCGGGAGCCCGCAAACTCCTCCGCACGGGCGGATTCCTCGCAACATATTCCCCGTTTTTCGAACAGGCCTCCGCAGTGAGAGCTGCAGTGGAAACAGAGGGGTTCCAGGATATTTTCACCATCACCGTCAGCGAGCACGAGATGGAGTACAGCAAGCGCGGGACCAGACCTTCGACCAGAGTGGGGCACACCGGGTTCATAACAATAGCCCGGAAATTTTAA
- the hmgA gene encoding hydroxymethylglutaryl-CoA reductase (NADPH) gives MEREEIVRKLVNGELKFYQVEEVTATRKDAVEARRAAIETLTGVRLDSIGHYSYDTETVTKKNIENAIGAVQVPVGVAGPIRINGEYAQGNFYIPLATTEGALVASVNRGCSVCTLAGGVNTVVFQDEMTRAPVMTVQSLAQAKEIMAALKTPELMAEIRAVVATTTRHGELLRVDPYVVGKSVFLRFAYDTKDAMGMNMVTIASEAVMNFLEKKFPGTRHVTVSSNMCTDKKPAAINVTEGRGRTTVAEITIPKDIVASKLKATPERICYVHYRKNFLGSARAVSFGFNSHVANVVAAMYIACGQDPAHVVEGSNAITSAELTENGDLQFSVSMPSLPLGTVGGGTGLCTQAECLNLLGVRGGGNPPGSNARKLAEIVASASLAGELSLIGAQASHDLARAHAKYGR, from the coding sequence ATGGAAAGGGAAGAGATCGTCAGGAAGCTCGTCAACGGCGAGCTGAAGTTTTACCAGGTGGAAGAAGTCACCGCGACCAGGAAGGACGCCGTAGAGGCCCGCAGGGCCGCGATCGAGACGCTCACCGGCGTCAGGCTGGATTCAATCGGCCACTACTCTTACGACACGGAGACCGTCACCAAGAAGAACATCGAGAACGCCATCGGCGCCGTCCAGGTGCCTGTGGGCGTGGCGGGGCCGATCCGCATCAACGGCGAATACGCGCAGGGAAACTTCTACATTCCTCTCGCAACCACCGAGGGAGCCCTCGTGGCCAGCGTCAACCGGGGCTGCTCAGTCTGCACCCTGGCCGGCGGGGTGAACACCGTGGTCTTCCAGGACGAGATGACCCGGGCGCCGGTGATGACTGTCCAGAGCCTCGCGCAGGCGAAGGAGATCATGGCCGCGCTGAAGACTCCTGAACTAATGGCCGAGATCCGGGCCGTAGTGGCCACGACCACGAGGCATGGCGAGCTGTTGAGGGTGGATCCTTATGTGGTAGGCAAGAGCGTCTTCCTGCGCTTTGCTTACGACACCAAGGACGCCATGGGCATGAACATGGTCACCATCGCCAGCGAGGCCGTGATGAACTTCCTCGAGAAGAAATTCCCCGGCACCAGGCACGTCACCGTGTCGAGCAACATGTGCACGGACAAAAAGCCGGCCGCCATCAACGTCACCGAAGGCAGAGGCCGGACCACCGTAGCCGAGATCACCATCCCTAAAGACATAGTCGCCTCGAAGCTCAAGGCCACCCCGGAGCGCATCTGCTACGTACACTACCGCAAAAACTTCCTGGGGTCGGCCAGGGCCGTGTCGTTCGGCTTCAACTCCCACGTGGCCAACGTGGTCGCCGCCATGTACATCGCCTGCGGCCAGGACCCCGCCCACGTGGTCGAAGGCAGCAACGCCATCACCTCCGCAGAACTGACCGAAAACGGCGACCTCCAGTTCTCCGTCTCCATGCCGTCCCTGCCGCTGGGCACCGTCGGAGGCGGCACCGGGCTCTGCACCCAGGCCGAATGCCTCAACCTGCTGGGCGTCAGAGGAGGCGGCAACCCGCCCGGCTCCAACGCCCGCAAGCTGGCGGAGATCGTCGCGTCCGCATCCCTGGCCGGGGAACTGTCCCTGATAGGGGCGCAGGCCTCCCACGACCTCGCCCGGGCCCACGCGAAGTACGGGCGGTAA
- a CDS encoding NOG1 family protein: protein MIFEKISTILTADELVDKAFSRSVRAGRGKIGGEYTDKKEIEESMVLTAGNILGDNLRNAVKDWPNLERIEPFYRDLTDILVGVDELRKRLASVSWASEKTREISRKYVGMIRKSQDPVLLRKQAFARMASIVYDVDKDLRFLNDARNKLRQLPDIKDEPTIVVAGYPNVGKSSFTAAVTGARPEIAQYPFTTKGIIIGHFTRNRIRYQVIDTPGLLDRPLEKRNDIELQAIAALRHVGHVLLFIIDPSETCGFTLEEQMKLLEEVRDTVKMPVLTVANKIDVEHSKADADMEMSTLKGEGVLAVRDRLADMLEEILKPKPPEEKKREQEEEVHQIPPSRKKRKVKTEEAGEDKK, encoded by the coding sequence ATGATATTTGAAAAGATCAGCACCATACTAACCGCCGACGAGCTGGTGGACAAGGCGTTCTCCCGCTCTGTCCGGGCCGGCAGAGGCAAGATTGGCGGAGAATACACGGATAAGAAAGAGATCGAGGAGTCGATGGTGCTGACAGCGGGCAACATTCTCGGGGACAACCTGCGCAACGCCGTCAAGGACTGGCCGAACCTGGAGAGGATCGAGCCATTCTACAGGGACCTCACCGACATCCTCGTAGGCGTGGACGAGCTGCGGAAGAGGCTCGCCTCTGTGAGCTGGGCCTCGGAGAAGACGAGGGAGATTTCCCGCAAGTACGTGGGCATGATCCGGAAGAGCCAGGATCCCGTACTGCTGAGAAAGCAGGCGTTCGCCCGGATGGCGTCCATCGTCTACGACGTGGACAAGGACCTGCGCTTCCTGAACGACGCCCGGAATAAGTTAAGGCAGCTTCCCGACATCAAGGATGAGCCCACCATAGTCGTGGCCGGCTACCCCAACGTGGGCAAGTCCAGCTTCACCGCCGCGGTCACCGGGGCGAGGCCGGAGATCGCCCAGTACCCATTTACCACAAAAGGCATCATCATCGGCCACTTCACCAGAAACCGCATCAGGTATCAGGTAATCGACACGCCCGGGCTGCTCGACCGCCCCCTGGAGAAACGAAATGACATCGAGCTCCAGGCGATCGCCGCGCTCCGTCACGTCGGCCACGTGCTGCTCTTCATCATCGACCCGAGCGAAACCTGCGGGTTCACCCTCGAAGAGCAGATGAAGCTGCTCGAAGAAGTCCGGGACACCGTGAAGATGCCGGTGCTCACCGTGGCCAACAAGATCGACGTGGAGCACTCGAAAGCCGACGCGGACATGGAAATGTCGACGCTGAAAGGCGAGGGCGTGCTCGCCGTGAGGGACCGGCTCGCCGATATGCTCGAAGAGATACTGAAGCCGAAGCCGCCAGAGGAAAAGAAGAGGGAGCAGGAAGAAGAGGTCCACCAGATTCCCCCTTCCCGCAAGAAGAGGAAAGTCAAGACAGAAGAAGCCGGCGAAGACAAAAAGTAA
- a CDS encoding nascent polypeptide-associated complex protein, whose amino-acid sequence MFPGMGGRGINPKQLQKQMRALGIDMYEIEDVKQVIIRTGDKEIVFNDAQVTVMDAKGAKSYQIVGTPEEKTLSIAEQAAAAGKPVEEAKPAEIPEDDVTLVATQAKVSREMARQALVEAKGDLAEAIMKLAGGQ is encoded by the coding sequence ATGTTTCCGGGCATGGGCGGCAGGGGCATCAACCCCAAGCAGCTACAGAAACAGATGAGGGCCCTCGGCATCGACATGTACGAGATCGAGGACGTAAAGCAGGTCATTATCAGGACAGGCGACAAGGAGATCGTCTTCAACGACGCGCAGGTCACAGTCATGGACGCTAAAGGCGCCAAGTCTTACCAGATCGTCGGCACTCCGGAGGAAAAGACGCTGAGCATCGCCGAGCAGGCGGCAGCCGCAGGCAAGCCCGTCGAAGAGGCGAAGCCGGCGGAGATCCCCGAGGACGACGTCACCCTCGTGGCCACCCAGGCCAAAGTCAGCCGGGAAATGGCCAGACAAGCGCTGGTCGAGGCGAAAGGAGACCTCGCGGAAGCCATCATGAAGCTGGCCGGGGGCCAGTGA